From the Streptomyces nodosus genome, the window AGGCCGGTCGGGCCCCCTGAGCACCAGGGGCAGCGGATCCGCCGGCTCCAGCAGGGGGTCGTCGGTGCGGAAGGTACGGACGCGTCCCGGCCCCGAGTGGGGCGTCTCGAACCGTACGGTGACCCGGCCGAGGCCGCTGCCCTGCACCCATCCGTGCCCGTACTCGGCGTGCCGGACGTCATGGCCCGAACGCCAGAGGTGCTCGGACGACGGTTCCCGCTGCTCATCCGCGGGCGGGGGCGTCTCGTCCGTCTCCGGCTGCTCGGCCGGTCCGGTCTCCCCCGCGGCCAGGTGCGCCTGGGCGAAGAGGTCCTCCTGGGTGTAGTCGGCGAGACCGCTGACGCCGACGCCGAGCAGCCGTACCCCGCCGGTGGTGTCCACGGAGTCAAGGAGCCGTGCGGCCGCCTCCCGCACCACCGCGGGGTCGTCCGTGGGCCCGCGCAGGGTCTCGGAGCGGGTCAGGGTGGAGAAGTCGTATCTGCGCACCTTGAGCACGATGGTCCGCCCCGACAGGCCGGCCTCGCGCAGCCTGCGCACACAGCGGTCGGCGAGCCGCTGCACCTCCAGACCGACCCGGACCCGGTCGTGGATGTCGATGTCGTAGGTGTCCTCGACCGAGACCGACTTGGTCTCCCGCTCGGCCACCACCGGCCGCTCGTCCTGCGCCAGCGCCATCGCGTACAGCGCGTGCCCATGGGCCTTGCCGAGCAGCCGGACGAGTTCGTCCTCGCCCGCGTCGGCGATCTCCTCGACGGTGGTGATCCCGGCGCGCCGCAGATGGTCCCCGGTGGCCGGGCCCACCCCCGGCAGGGTCCGCACCGACATCGGGCCGAGCAGCGCGCGCTCGGTGCCCGGCCGTATCAGCACCAGTCCGTCCGGCTTGGCCTGCTCGGAGGCGATCTTCGCGAGCATCTTGGAGACGGCGAGCCCGACCGAGCCCGTGAGACCGGTGCCGGTCCGGATGTCCGCGCGCAGCCTCGTCCCGGTCCGCCGCGCCGACTCCTCGTCCCAGGCCGCTCCCCCGGCCTCCAGATCCACGAACGCCTCGTCCAGGCTCAGCGGCTCCACCAGCGGCGACAGGTCCCGCAGCAGCCCCATCACCTGCTCGCTGATCGCCCGGTAGAGACCGAAACGCGGCACCAGATACGCGGCGTTCGGGGCGAGCCGGCGTGCCTGGGCCATGGGCATCGCCGAGTGCACCCCGAGGGCCCGTGCCTCGTAGGAGGCGGTGGCGACCACTCCGCGCGGGCCGAGCCCGCCCACCACGACCGCCTTCCCGCGCAGACTCGGCTTGGACGCCTGCTCCGCCGAGGCGTAGAAGGCATCCATGTCGAGATGCAGGACGGTGGGCGCGGTTCTCACATCTCCGATGCTGCCCTACGCCACTGACAACGGGCTCGCTCGCCGGAGGCGCGCCTCAGACGGCCCGGTTGCGCCGCCGTGCCAGTTCGTCCGCCGGATTGTGGCCGACGATGGTCTCCCCCGTGTCGACGCGCTCGCCGTGCAGCTGGGACAGCGCGCTCTCCACGTCCCGCCAGACGACGCCCACCGCGATGCCGAAGATGCCCTGCCCGCCCTGGAGCAGGGCGTGCACCTCGTCCGAGGAGGTGCACTCGTACACCGTGGCGCCGTCGCTCATCAGCGTCATCCGCTCCAGGTCGCGGAAACCGCGCTCCCTGAGGTGCTGGACGGCGCTGCGGATGTTCTGCAGCGACACACCGGTGTCGAGGAACCGTTTGACGATCTTCAGAACGACAACATCACGGAAGCTGTACAGCCGCTGTGTGCCCGACCCATGGGCGGGGCGCACGCTCGGCTCGACGAGACCCGTGCGGGCCCAGTAGTCCAGCTGGCGGTAGGTGATGCCCGCGGCGGCGCACGCCGTGGGGCCCCGATAGCCGATGATGGTCTCGGAGTCCGTGTCCTGGTCGCCGGGCACGGCCCCCGGTTGCGGGGAAGCGGAGCCGGCCGCGTTGCCGGGCTGGGGATACCCCCTGCCTGAGCGGAGCCGAGAGCCTGGGGAAGGGTACGGACCGTTCTCCCCCAGACTGTGTCCAGGGGCACCCCCCGCCGTACCGCCGCCGCTGATTCTCACGCCGACCTCCGTCCTTGACCTGCCCCTCGACGGTAGGCAGTCACCAGGGGTGCGTCAACGATCGCCACACTCGGCACGCCGAGTGATAATCACCCTAGGAGTGGTTTCCCGTGCCCTTCCGCGGGGAAAGGCTAGCCGAATGCTCATACGGTAGGCCTGGGCGTAGCTAAGGTCCTGGGATTATATCCCCGGCACATGCCACAGCGACGCCGGGCACCTCAGGGGTCCGGGGACCCGGGAGCCGGTCACTGGCTGCTGGTGCCGAAGTCCTCCGGTGAGATCTGGTCGAGGAACTCGCGGAACTTCTCGACCTCGTCCTCCTGCTCGTCGGGGATCGCGATACCCGCGTCGTCGAGCACGCCGTCGCTGCCGTAGATCGGCGTTCCGGTGCGCAGCGCCAGCGCTATGGCGTCGGACGGGCGGGCGCTCACCTCGACGCCACTGGCGAACACCAGCTCCGCGTAGAAGACGCCCTCACGCAGATCCGTGATGCGTACCTCGGTGAGTTCCTGGCCGACCGCCTCCAGCACATCCTTGAACAGATCGTGGGTCAGCGGTCGTGCGGGGGCCATGCCCTGCTGGGCGAACGCGATGGCCGTGGCCTCCCCGGGGCCGATCCAGATGGGGAGGTAGCGGTCGCCTCCCACTTCACGCAGGAGCACGATCGGCTGGTTGGAGGGCATCTCGACCCGGACACCTACGACATCGAGCTCGTTCACACAGCAACCCTAGGCCGTGCCCGGGACGTTTGGGTAGTCGGGCACAGAACGGCCGACCGATCTGCCCATCGCGAACATACGGCTCAGGGCAGGCGCACACCCAGCGCGGACTGCACCAGCGTGGCGTGGAGCCGGACCGCGAGCCCGGCCAGCTCCTTGGTGCGCGCCTCGGCATGGGCCCTGGTCTGTGGGTTGCGGTGCCGCCGGAGCGGGGCCACCACCTGGTCCACCAGACCCGCCTCGCGATCCGCGGCGGCCTTCATCACCCGCAGATGGCGGGGCTCGATCCCATGGCGGCCCAGTTCGGCCAGCAGAGTGGCCACCGTGACCGTCTCGGCGTCGTAGACCCCGTCCGACAAGGGCACGACCAGGCCGTACGACTCCCATTCCTGGAGCTGCTCGATGCTGATCCCGGTGGTCGACAGCAGCTCGTCACGGCTGATCCGGCTCGCCGCGGGGGTCTCCGGCTCGCCCAGGATGTCCCCGAGCAGTTCGCCCTCGCCCACCTCGCGTGGACGGCCCAGGGAAGGCAGCCGCGCCTCCTCGCCCCGCTCCAGGGCGTCCAGATACTCACGGATGACCTTCAGCGGCAGATAGTGGTCCCGCTGCAGCCTCAGCACTTTACTCAGACGTTCGACATCGTGCGCGCTGAACTTGCGATACCCCGACGGGGTGCGCCGGGGTTCGATGAGCCCCTCGGACTCCAGGAAACGAATCTTGGAGACGGTGACTTCGGGAAACTCCTCGCGCAGTATGTTCAGCACGCTGCCGATGCTCATCAGCCCGCCGTCCGCCGCGGCGGTGCCGCTGCCGGCACCGCCGCTCGGTGTGTGAAGCATGGACCCTTCCCTGGCGGGTCAGATGCCCCGCTGACTTGCGTAGAAGACCAGCCTGTACTTGCCGATCTGCACCTCGTCGCCGTTGTTGAGCGCGACCTGGTCGATGCCCTCACGGTTGACATACGTGCCGTTGAGGCTGCCGACGTCGGCCACCGTGAACGAGCCGTCCGGGCTCCGGCGGAACTCCACATGCCGCCGTGAGACCGTCACATCATCCAGGAAGATGTCGCTCTCCGGATGACGCCCCGCCGTGGTCAGCTCGCCGTCCAGCAGGAAGCGGCTGCCCGAGTTCGGGCCGCGCCGCACCACCAGCAGCGCCGACCCGAAGGGCAGCGCGTCGACGGCGGCCTGAGCCTCCGGGGAGAGCGTGGGCATCTGCGTCTGGCCGGTGGCCTCCGCGTCATAGGCCTCCAGACCCGAGATCGAGATCGTGGAGGTCGTCTCCGCGGCGCGCTCCGCCACCGCACCGGGCCGCAGCGGCGCACCACAGTTGGAGCAGAACCGGCTGTTCTCCGCGTTGTGGTGACCGCATCTCGTACACACCTGAGCCGACATGTCCCCGGAACCTATGCGGCCGGACGCGGCAGGGTCAACCGACGCCGCGCCCTGACCTCCGGAAATGTCACCACCCGGACCAGTGACCTGGTCCCGGAAGAGCGGGCGCTGGACTTCCGCTTCTCCCGGCTGTGCGCGATGGCGGGCCGTCGCGTTGTCGCCGCCCTCTCGCGCGCTCTTGCCGAACAATTTCGCAAACAACTTCACGGGCGATTCCCCTTGACCGAAACAGACCCGCCCGTGGGGCAGGACGAACCCTGATTGCATACACCGGTCGACCCGGACACCTTCACAACGTCCGTATCCACCAGACAGTTTCCACCACGCACCACCCGATCGGTGCGCCGACCCCCCGCAGCCTCATGCCCCTGCCGGACGGCCTTCATGCACCCCCGGTTCACTGGGAGGACGACCGAGCGTAGTCAGGCCGCTCCGCCGGTCGCAAGGCGTCCACGACGATCTTCGTCGAGGGCTCCACATCGACTGTGGCCTGCTCCTTCTGGAGAGTCTGCACCACGCCTCCGGGGATGTTGAGCGCAGGCTCGAGGTCCTGCGGCTTGCCGATGACCTTGAAACGAAAGGGCTGGGCGATCTTGTTCCCGTCGACGCTCACCGTCTTCCCCGAATCCGAGAGATAGGTGCCGGCGACGACCCGTACACCGTTCACCTGTATCGCCTCCGCGCCGGCCGCGCGCAGTTCCTGGATCGCGTCGAGCAGCATGTCCGCCCGGACCGTTCCCTTCGTGTCCTCGATGGTCATCGTGATGCCGGGGCCCTGTGCCGCCACCGTGCCCGCAAGGATGCCGAGTTGTCTCTCCCGCTCGGCGGTCTGCTTGCGGGCCTCCTCGGCACGGTCGGAGCTGTTCTCCAGCTCCGACCGCTGATCTTCGAGACCCTGCTTCTCGTCCTGAAGACGCTGGGTACGGTCATCCAGTTCATCCAGGATGCGCACAAGATCTTCCTGGCGCGCCCCGCGCAGTGCGCTGCCGCTGTCACTGTTCGAGGCGACCTGGACGGCCAGGCCGAAACCGAGCCCGAACAGCAGTAGCGCGACGATGAGTTGAGCCCGCGTCACACGGGGCGGCCACAGCCCCTCCGCCAGGCGCTGACGGCCGGTCAGCACGGCAGCGGTGTCCTTCTCCCCGGCCGTCTCGGCCGGCGGTGCCGGGACCTCCTGCGGCAGTTCCCTGCGCAGCCGGTGCTCGGGGGCCGGCACGGGCTTCGGCGTCTCTTCCTCGTGGTCGCTCATCCGCCTCACGCCCGGAACACATGCCGACGGATCGCCGCGGCGTTGGAGAAGATACGGATACCGAGGACGACCACGACACCGGTGGACAGCTGCGCGCCGACGCCCAGCTTGTCGCCCAGGAACACGATCAGGGCCGCCACCACCACGTTCGACAGGAACGACACCACGAAGACCTTGTCGTCGAAGATGCCGTCGAGCATGGCACGCAGACCGCCGAAGACGGCGTCCAGCGCCGCCACCACGGCGATCGGGAGGTAAGGCTCGACGACCGCCGGAACCTCGGGCCGGACCAGCAGGCCCACCACCACTCCGACGACGAGGCCCAGTACGGCGATCACGATGTGCCCTTCTCTGTACTCGGTTGTGCGGTACGTACGATCACACTCGGTGCGGCGGGCAGCCGGACGTCGTGCTCGACGGAAATGCTGGTCCTGATCCCGTAGTTCTCCCGCAGCGCATGCAGATACAGTCCGTCCGCGCTGTCCTGGAACCTGGTGCTGAGTCTGTCCCCGTCCCCCACCGCGAGCACGGTGTAGGGGGGTACCAGCGGCCGGTTGTCGACCAGTATCGCGTCGCCCGCGGCCCTGATCGCCGACAGTGCCGTCAGCCGCTGCCCGTTGATCGCGATCGCTTCGGCGCCCGACTCCCACAGCCCGTTGACCGCGCGCTGCATATCGCGGTCGCGGACCCGTCCGGTGTCGGAGAAGCCGGAGGTCTGGCGAGGATTGCCGTTGCCGCCCGAGCTGGCCTCCCTGGCGTCGTTGACGACCAGCTTCATTCCGGGACCGTGCACCGCGACGGCGCCGGACAGAATCCCGACCAGGTCGGCCCGGTCGTCGCCCCCGTTCTGCTTCAGGGCCGCGCGCTGCCGGGCGCTCACGTCGTCGCGCAGTGTGTCGACCGTGCTCTCGAGCTTGTCGGCGGCCGCGGTCTCGCGCTGAATGCGGTCGATGAGCTCCTCGCGCTCCTTGGCGACCGTCGGGGCGGCCACCCGCGCCTGCGCGGCGCCGACCGTCACCACCAGGCCGGCGAGCACCAGACCGGCCGCGAGGCCGAGCCTGGCCCGCACCGTGCGCGGCAGGCCGGCCCCGCCCTCCTCGGTTCCCTTCCGGGCGGCGGCCTCGGCATAGCCGTCGTCGAGGCTGTGGTCCATGACGTTGGTGAGCAACGACATGGAGGCATCCGGACGCGGAGGGCGCCCGGACGTGCTCCGAACGGGGGGCGGCTGCGGCATGCCGCACATCGTCGCACGTCCCCGGCGCATACTCCGAATGGCCCCGTCGGCATGCCGGACAGGCACCCTTAGGGGCACTTGTCCGGCACGCGCGTGTGCTGCGTCTTTTACCGTCCGGCGCTGTCCACGACCGTCGACCACTCGTCCAGCAGGGCCTGTGCGGAGTCGTCGTCGGGTCCCTCCGCCCACAGATGAGTGACGGCCTCCGCGGGGTCGGGCAGCACCAGCACCCAGCGCCCGTCGCTCTCCACGACCCGCACACCGTCGGTGGTGTCGACGAAGCGCTCCCCTGCGGCTTCCACGACGCGCCGCATCACCAGGCCCTTGACGGCCCAGGGGGTCGCGAGATCGCGCTTGAGGACATGCGCCCGCGGAATCCGCGCATCGATCTCGCTGAGGGTGAGCTGGGTGCGCGCCACCAGCCCGATGAGCCGGACGAAGGCGGCCGTACCGTCGAAGACGCTGCTGAACTCCGGCACGATGAACCCGCCACGCCCGTCCCCGCCGAAGATCGTCGACTCCTCGCGGCCCACCCGGGTGAGATCGTCGGGCGAGGTGGTGGTCCACTCGACCTGGGTCCCGTGATACGCCGCCACCTGCTCGGCGATGCGTGTCGTCGTCACCGGCAGCGCCACCTTGCCGCTGCGCCGCTCGGCCGCCACCAGGTCGAGCATCACCAGCAGCGCACGGTCGTCCTCGACGATCCGGCCCTTCTCGTCGACGAGCGACAGCCGCTCACCGACGGGATCGAACCGCACCCCGAACGCGGCTCCCGAGGAGGCGACGATCTCACCGAGCCGCACCAGGCCCGCGCGCCGGGTGTCGGCGCTCTCCGTGGGCCGGGACTCGTCGAGACCTGGATTGATCGTCAGCGAGTCCACCCCGAGCTTGCCGAGCAGGCTCGGCAGGACCAGTCCGGCGCTTCCGTTGGAGGCGTCCACGACGACCTTGAGGCCCGATTCGGCTATGCCCGAGGTGTCGACGCTCCGCAGCAGCGACCCGGTGTAGGAGTCGAAGACGCTGGACGGGAAGTGCAGATCCCCGATCTCGCCCGGGAAGGCCCGCCGGTAGTCCTGCCGTGCGAACACCCGGTCGAGCTTGCGCTGGCCGGCCTGGGACAGATCGGCGCCCTGCCCGTCGAAGAACATGATGTCGACGGAGTCCGGCACCCCGGGCGAGGTCCGGATCATGATGCCGCCGGCGCTGCCCCGCGCGGTCTGCTGCCGGGCGACGGGCAGCGGTACGTTCTCCAGGTCGCGTACGTCGATGGCGCTGGCCTGAAGCGCCGAGATGACTGCCCGCTTCAGGGCACGCGCGCCCCGGGAGTGGTCACGGGCCGTGGTGACCGTGGCGCCCTTCTTCAGGGTGGTGGCGTAGGCGCCGGCCAGCCGCACGGCCAGCTCCGGAGTGATCTCCACATTCAGGATGCCGGACACCCCACGGGCGCCGAAGAGATGCGCCTGCCCCCGGGACTCCCAGATGACGGAGGTGTTGACGAAGGCACCGGCCTCGATGGTCTTGAACGGGTAGACCCGCACATTGCCCTGGACGATGGACTCCTCGCCGATGAGGCACTCGTCGCCGATGACGGCACCGTCCTCGATCCGGGCCGCGCGCATGATGTCGGTGTTCTTTCCGACCACACAGCCGCGCAGATTGCTGTGCTGCCCGATGTACACGTTGTCGTGGACGACGGCACGGTGCAGAAATGCCCCGCTCTTCACGACGACGTTCGAGCCGATCACGGTGTGTTCCCGCAACTCGGTTCCGGCCTCGACTTTTGCGTAGTCGCCGATGTAGAGCGGTCCGCGCAGTACGGCGTCAGGATGGACCTCCGCGCCTTCGGCCACCCATACGCCCGGGGAGATCTCGAAGCCGTCGATACCGACGTCGACCTTGCCCTCCAGGACGTCGGCCTGCGCCTTCACATAGCTCTCATGGGTACCGACGTCCTCCCAGTAGCCCTCGGCGACATAGCCGTAGATCGGCTTGCCCTCCTTCATGAGCTGCGGGAAGACATCGCCCGACCAGTCGACGGGCACATCGGCCTCGACGTAGTCGAAGACCTCGGGCTCCATGACATAGATGCCCGTGTTGACGGTGTCGGAGAAGACCTGTCCCCAGGTCGGCTTCTCCAGGAACCGTTCGACCACGCCTTCGTCGTCGACGATGGTGATACCGAATTCCAGCGGATTGGGCACACGCGTCAGACAGACGGTGACCAGCGCACCCTTTTCCTTGTGGAAATTGATCAGATCGGTGAGGTCGAAATCGGTCAGGGCGTCACCGGAGATGACGAGGAACGTGTCGTCCTTCAGCGCTTCCTCGGCGTTCTTGACGCTACCGGCGGTACCGAGTGGCTTCTCCTCGTTGGCATAGCTGAGCTCCATGCCCAGTTCTTCGCCGTCCCCGAAGTAGTTCTTGACCAGAGACGCCAGGAACTGCACGGTGACGACGGTTTCAGTGAGCCCATGCCTTTTCAGCAGCCGAAGCACATGCTCCATGATGGGCCGGTTGACAACCGGCAGGAGTGGCTTGGGCATGCTCGAGGTCATCGGACGAAGGCGCGTGCCTTCGCCTCCGGCCATCACGACGGCCTTCATGTCGGAAGCGTCCTCCTCCAAGAGACGACGGTTCAGCCGACTTCACCCGTCTAGATTGTCCCGCAGTTTGACCGCGCGGGCCATCGAGCCGCTACAACCGCCCCCATTGGCGGGCTCAGCCGGCCATGGCGTCCGCCCGGACGATGCGGCGGACCTGAACCACGTAGAGGGCTCCTGCCCACCAGTACAGGGTTGTACCCCATCCAGCGAACGCCCATCCGAAAATAGCAGCGAGTGACGCGATCCATCCAGTTGCGTCACTGAGCAGCAGGAGCGGGAAGGCATACATCAGGTTGAACGTGGCGGCCTTCCCGAGGAAGTTCACCTGGGGCGGCGGATAGCCATGCCGCCTGAGGATTCCCACCATCACCAGCAGAACCAGCTCTCGCGCCACGAGTACGGCGATCAGCCAGAGCGGCAGAATCCCGCGCCAGGTCAGTCCGACCAGAGTGGACGCGATGTAGAGCCGGTCGGCCGCGGGATCGAGGAGCCGGCCGAGGCTGCTGACTTGATTCCAGCGCCGGGCGAGCTTGCCGTCGAGATAGTCGCTGATCCCGCTCAGCACGAGCACGAGCAGCGCCCAGCCGTCGCTCTTCGGCCCTCCGAACTCGGGCCGGAGGATCAGCCACAGGAAGAGGGGCACGCCGACGAGCCGCGCCATGCTGAGGATGTTCGGGATGGTGAGGACCCGGTCCGTCTGGACGCGGGTCTCCTGGACCTCCACCCGGGGGCCTCCTGCGGGAAAAGTACCAATGATGCCCCCTGACCTTACCCGCAGGGTTCGGGCCCCCGTACAGAGGGGTGGTGAACGCAGAAAACCCCGCACCATACGGTGCGGGGTTTTCCCACAATTTGTTCGGCGGCGTCCTACTCTCCCACAGGGTCCCCCCTGCAGTACCATCGGCGCTATGAGGCTTAGCTTCCGGGTTCGGAATGTAACCGGGCGTTTCCCTCACGCTATGACCACCGAAACACTATGAAACACACAACCCGACCACCCGTCAGGGTGCGATTGTTCGTGGTTTCAGAACCAACACAGTGAACGCGAGCAACTGAGGACAAGCCCTCGGCCTATTAGTACCAGTCACCTCCACACCTCACGATGCTTCCAGATCTGGCCTATCAACCCAGTCGTCTACTGGGAGCCTTACCCCATCAAGTGGGTGGGAGCCCTCATCTCGAAGCAGGCTTCCCGCTTAGATGCTTTCAGCGGTTATCCCTCCCGAACGTAGCCAACCAGCCATGCCCTTGGCAGAACAACTGGCACACCAGAGGTTCGTCCGTCCCGGTCCTCTCGTACTAGGGACAGCCCTTCTCAAGACTCCTACGCGCACAGCGGATAGGGACCGAACTGTCTCACGACGTTCTAAACCCAGCTCGCGTACCGCTTTAATGGGCGAACAGCCCAACCCTTGGGACCGACTCCAGCCCCAGGATGCGACGAGCCGACATCGAGGTGCCAAACCATCCCGTCGATATGGACTCTTGGGGAAGATCAGCCTGTTATCCCCGGGGTACCTTTTATCCGTTGAGCGACGGCGCTTCCACAAGCCACCGCCGGATCACTAGTCCCGACTTTCGTCCCTGCTCGACCCGTCGGTCTCACAGTCAAGCTCCCTTGTGCACTTACACTCAACACCTGATTGCCAACCAGGCTGAGGGAACCTTTGGGCGCCTCCGTTACCCTTTAGGAGGCAACCGCCCCAGTTAAACTACCCATCAGACACTGTCCCCGATCCGGATCACGGACCCGGGTTAGACATCCAGCACGACCAGACTGGTATTTCAACGACGACTCCACAACCACTGGCGTGGCCGCTTCAAAGTCTCCCAGCTATCCTACACAAGCCGAACCGAACACCAATATCAAACTGTAGTAAAGGTCCCGGGGTCTTTCCGTCCTGCTGCGCGAAACGAGCATCTTTACTCGTAGTGCAATTTCACCGGGCCTATGGTTGAGACAGTCGAGAAGTCGTTACGCCATTCGTGCAGGTCGGAACTTACCCGACAAGGAATTTCGCTACCTTAGGATGGTTATAGTTACCACCGCCGTTTACTGGCGCTTAAGTTCTCAGCTTCGCCCACCCGAAAGTGAGCTAACCGGTCCCCTTAACGTTCCAGCACCGGGCAGGCGTCAGTCCGTATACATCGCCTTACGGCTTCGCACGGACCTGTGTTTTTAGTAAACAGTCGCTTCTCGCTGGTCTCTGCGGCCACCCCCAGCTCAGACCGTATAGATCATCACCAGAAGTGGCCCCCCTTCTCCCGAAGTTACGGGGGCATTTTGCCGAATTCCTTAACCATAGTTCACCCGAACGCCTCGGTATTCTCTACCTGACTACCTGAGTCGGTTTAGGGTACGGGCCGCCATGAAACTCGCTAGAGGCTTTTCTCGACAGCATAGGATCATCCACTTCACCACAATCGGCTCGGCATCAGGTCTCACCCACAAGGTGTGCGGATTTACCTACACACCGGGCTACACCCTTACCCCGGGACAACCACCGCCCGGGATGGACTACCTTCCTGCGTCACCCCATCACTCACCTACTACCAACTTGGTTCAGCGGCTCCACCACTTTCCTTTCCCCGAAGGGTCCGGAACGGCTTCACGGCCTTAGCATCACTGGATTCAATGTTTGACGCTCCACAGCGGGTACCGGAATATCAACCGGTTATCCATCGACTACGCC encodes:
- a CDS encoding DNA polymerase IV — encoded protein: MRTAPTVLHLDMDAFYASAEQASKPSLRGKAVVVGGLGPRGVVATASYEARALGVHSAMPMAQARRLAPNAAYLVPRFGLYRAISEQVMGLLRDLSPLVEPLSLDEAFVDLEAGGAAWDEESARRTGTRLRADIRTGTGLTGSVGLAVSKMLAKIASEQAKPDGLVLIRPGTERALLGPMSVRTLPGVGPATGDHLRRAGITTVEEIADAGEDELVRLLGKAHGHALYAMALAQDERPVVAERETKSVSVEDTYDIDIHDRVRVGLEVQRLADRCVRRLREAGLSGRTIVLKVRRYDFSTLTRSETLRGPTDDPAVVREAAARLLDSVDTTGGVRLLGVGVSGLADYTQEDLFAQAHLAAGETGPAEQPETDETPPPADEQREPSSEHLWRSGHDVRHAEYGHGWVQGSGLGRVTVRFETPHSGPGRVRTFRTDDPLLEPADPLPLVLRGPDRPTTGPQAPSDPARRPKSRSGGGGGAATSSP
- a CDS encoding MerR family transcriptional regulator; its protein translation is MRISGGGTAGGAPGHSLGENGPYPSPGSRLRSGRGYPQPGNAAGSASPQPGAVPGDQDTDSETIIGYRGPTACAAAGITYRQLDYWARTGLVEPSVRPAHGSGTQRLYSFRDVVVLKIVKRFLDTGVSLQNIRSAVQHLRERGFRDLERMTLMSDGATVYECTSSDEVHALLQGGQGIFGIAVGVVWRDVESALSQLHGERVDTGETIVGHNPADELARRRNRAV
- a CDS encoding bifunctional nuclease family protein, producing MNELDVVGVRVEMPSNQPIVLLREVGGDRYLPIWIGPGEATAIAFAQQGMAPARPLTHDLFKDVLEAVGQELTEVRITDLREGVFYAELVFASGVEVSARPSDAIALALRTGTPIYGSDGVLDDAGIAIPDEQEDEVEKFREFLDQISPEDFGTSSQ
- a CDS encoding transcriptional regulator FtsR, with amino-acid sequence MLHTPSGGAGSGTAAADGGLMSIGSVLNILREEFPEVTVSKIRFLESEGLIEPRRTPSGYRKFSAHDVERLSKVLRLQRDHYLPLKVIREYLDALERGEEARLPSLGRPREVGEGELLGDILGEPETPAASRISRDELLSTTGISIEQLQEWESYGLVVPLSDGVYDAETVTVATLLAELGRHGIEPRHLRVMKAAADREAGLVDQVVAPLRRHRNPQTRAHAEARTKELAGLAVRLHATLVQSALGVRLP
- a CDS encoding FHA domain-containing protein, translating into MQSGFVLPHGRVCFGQGESPVKLFAKLFGKSAREGGDNATARHRAQPGEAEVQRPLFRDQVTGPGGDISGGQGAASVDPAASGRIGSGDMSAQVCTRCGHHNAENSRFCSNCGAPLRPGAVAERAAETTSTISISGLEAYDAEATGQTQMPTLSPEAQAAVDALPFGSALLVVRRGPNSGSRFLLDGELTTAGRHPESDIFLDDVTVSRRHVEFRRSPDGSFTVADVGSLNGTYVNREGIDQVALNNGDEVQIGKYRLVFYASQRGI
- a CDS encoding DUF881 domain-containing protein, which gives rise to MSDHEEETPKPVPAPEHRLRRELPQEVPAPPAETAGEKDTAAVLTGRQRLAEGLWPPRVTRAQLIVALLLFGLGFGLAVQVASNSDSGSALRGARQEDLVRILDELDDRTQRLQDEKQGLEDQRSELENSSDRAEEARKQTAERERQLGILAGTVAAQGPGITMTIEDTKGTVRADMLLDAIQELRAAGAEAIQVNGVRVVAGTYLSDSGKTVSVDGNKIAQPFRFKVIGKPQDLEPALNIPGGVVQTLQKEQATVDVEPSTKIVVDALRPAERPDYARSSSQ
- a CDS encoding small basic family protein, with the translated sequence MIAVLGLVVGVVVGLLVRPEVPAVVEPYLPIAVVAALDAVFGGLRAMLDGIFDDKVFVVSFLSNVVVAALIVFLGDKLGVGAQLSTGVVVVLGIRIFSNAAAIRRHVFRA
- a CDS encoding DUF881 domain-containing protein yields the protein MSLLTNVMDHSLDDGYAEAAARKGTEEGGAGLPRTVRARLGLAAGLVLAGLVVTVGAAQARVAAPTVAKEREELIDRIQRETAAADKLESTVDTLRDDVSARQRAALKQNGGDDRADLVGILSGAVAVHGPGMKLVVNDAREASSGGNGNPRQTSGFSDTGRVRDRDMQRAVNGLWESGAEAIAINGQRLTALSAIRAAGDAILVDNRPLVPPYTVLAVGDGDRLSTRFQDSADGLYLHALRENYGIRTSISVEHDVRLPAAPSVIVRTAQPSTEKGTS
- a CDS encoding mannose-1-phosphate guanyltransferase — its product is MKAVVMAGGEGTRLRPMTSSMPKPLLPVVNRPIMEHVLRLLKRHGLTETVVTVQFLASLVKNYFGDGEELGMELSYANEEKPLGTAGSVKNAEEALKDDTFLVISGDALTDFDLTDLINFHKEKGALVTVCLTRVPNPLEFGITIVDDEGVVERFLEKPTWGQVFSDTVNTGIYVMEPEVFDYVEADVPVDWSGDVFPQLMKEGKPIYGYVAEGYWEDVGTHESYVKAQADVLEGKVDVGIDGFEISPGVWVAEGAEVHPDAVLRGPLYIGDYAKVEAGTELREHTVIGSNVVVKSGAFLHRAVVHDNVYIGQHSNLRGCVVGKNTDIMRAARIEDGAVIGDECLIGEESIVQGNVRVYPFKTIEAGAFVNTSVIWESRGQAHLFGARGVSGILNVEITPELAVRLAGAYATTLKKGATVTTARDHSRGARALKRAVISALQASAIDVRDLENVPLPVARQQTARGSAGGIMIRTSPGVPDSVDIMFFDGQGADLSQAGQRKLDRVFARQDYRRAFPGEIGDLHFPSSVFDSYTGSLLRSVDTSGIAESGLKVVVDASNGSAGLVLPSLLGKLGVDSLTINPGLDESRPTESADTRRAGLVRLGEIVASSGAAFGVRFDPVGERLSLVDEKGRIVEDDRALLVMLDLVAAERRSGKVALPVTTTRIAEQVAAYHGTQVEWTTTSPDDLTRVGREESTIFGGDGRGGFIVPEFSSVFDGTAAFVRLIGLVARTQLTLSEIDARIPRAHVLKRDLATPWAVKGLVMRRVVEAAGERFVDTTDGVRVVESDGRWVLVLPDPAEAVTHLWAEGPDDDSAQALLDEWSTVVDSAGR
- a CDS encoding CDP-alcohol phosphatidyltransferase family protein, whose product is MEVQETRVQTDRVLTIPNILSMARLVGVPLFLWLILRPEFGGPKSDGWALLVLVLSGISDYLDGKLARRWNQVSSLGRLLDPAADRLYIASTLVGLTWRGILPLWLIAVLVARELVLLVMVGILRRHGYPPPQVNFLGKAATFNLMYAFPLLLLSDATGWIASLAAIFGWAFAGWGTTLYWWAGALYVVQVRRIVRADAMAG